In the Sphingomonas sp. LM7 genome, one interval contains:
- a CDS encoding 23S rRNA (pseudouridine(1915)-N(3))-methyltransferase RlmH: MLLHIVARGRIGRGPEAELVERYLKRVAWPTRITELPDAGGKLPERSGATRLVMLDETGENLPSRVLAERLGKWRDDGIRETRFLIGAADGFDDAQRAEADLLISFGRATWPHLMARAMLAEQLWRATSILANHPYHREG, from the coding sequence ATGCTGCTCCATATCGTGGCGCGCGGGCGCATCGGCCGCGGGCCCGAGGCGGAGCTGGTCGAACGCTATCTGAAGCGCGTCGCGTGGCCGACGCGAATCACCGAGCTTCCCGATGCCGGCGGCAAGCTTCCCGAGCGTAGCGGCGCCACGCGTCTCGTCATGCTCGACGAGACGGGGGAGAATTTGCCCTCGCGCGTGCTGGCCGAGCGGCTCGGCAAATGGCGCGACGACGGCATTCGCGAAACGCGATTCCTGATCGGCGCCGCGGACGGCTTCGACGACGCTCAGCGCGCCGAGGCCGACTTGCTGATTTCCTTCGGCCGCGCGACCTGGCCGCATCTGATGGCGCGCGCGATGCTCGCCGAGCAATTGTGGCGCGCCACCTCGATCCTTGCCAACCATCCCTATCACCGCGAGGGCTGA
- the rsfS gene encoding ribosome silencing factor codes for MASLDDDQAVETVSIPLAGKSSIADYMVVASGRSTRQVASMATKLAEKIKAEFGRSPRIEGLPTADWVLIDAGDVIVHLFRPEVRTFYNLERMWSFGENAGQA; via the coding sequence ATGGCTTCGCTCGACGACGATCAGGCGGTGGAAACCGTCTCGATCCCGCTCGCCGGCAAGAGCAGCATCGCCGATTACATGGTCGTGGCCTCGGGCCGCTCGACTCGCCAGGTCGCCTCGATGGCGACCAAGCTCGCCGAGAAGATCAAGGCCGAGTTCGGCCGGTCGCCCCGCATCGAGGGTCTGCCCACTGCCGATTGGGTGCTGATCGATGCCGGCGACGTCATCGTCCACCTGTTCCGGCCCGAAGTGCGCACCTTCTACAATCTCGAGCGCATGTGGTCGTTCGGGGAAAATGCGGGCCAGGCCTGA
- a CDS encoding nicotinate-nucleotide adenylyltransferase, giving the protein MAAARAMKRIGLLGGSFNPAHRGHRKLSLHAIRALGLDEVWWLVSPGNPLKPDKGMASYAARLASARKMARHAPIRVSDIEARLRTRYTADTLARLPRLYPKHRFIWLMGADNLAQFDQWHAWRTIARQVPIAVIARPGYDARAHASPAMSWLRRAVRPAGQAKKWTCWRLPALVLLRFRPDPTSATRIRAADPAWHRRYSSARPISVSVPPGPSPPSRTDLLQP; this is encoded by the coding sequence TTGGCGGCCGCGCGGGCGATGAAACGCATCGGTCTCCTCGGCGGTTCGTTTAATCCGGCGCATCGCGGGCACCGGAAGCTCTCCCTCCATGCGATCCGCGCGCTGGGACTCGACGAAGTATGGTGGCTGGTTTCGCCGGGCAACCCGCTCAAGCCCGACAAGGGCATGGCGTCTTACGCCGCCCGGCTCGCTTCCGCCCGAAAGATGGCCCGTCACGCACCGATTCGGGTTAGCGACATCGAGGCGCGGCTACGCACCCGTTACACTGCCGACACGCTCGCCAGGCTTCCCCGTCTCTACCCCAAACACCGCTTCATTTGGCTGATGGGCGCGGACAATCTTGCGCAGTTCGACCAGTGGCACGCGTGGCGGACGATCGCCCGGCAGGTTCCGATTGCGGTGATTGCCCGTCCGGGCTATGATGCCCGGGCTCACGCAAGTCCTGCGATGAGTTGGCTGCGGCGCGCTGTGCGGCCCGCAGGCCAGGCGAAGAAATGGACGTGTTGGAGATTGCCGGCCCTCGTGCTGCTGCGCTTTCGCCCCGATCCGACTTCGGCGACTCGCATCCGCGCCGCCGACCCTGCCTGGCACCGGCGCTATTCGAGCGCGCGTCCGATATCCGTATCGGTGCCGCCGGGGCCGTCTCCACCATCGCGCACAGACTTGTTGCAACCCTGA
- a CDS encoding type II toxin-antitoxin system RelE/ParE family toxin yields the protein MNRARWTPAAQDDFSALDNEFSQLRPDYAYRVGRAALAAARFLTENPGAGPVLDGAVRKWRVHQTDYVLLYRITKTGVDIVRLIHATRNWRPRGR from the coding sequence ATGAATCGCGCACGGTGGACGCCAGCAGCGCAGGACGACTTTTCGGCGCTGGATAACGAATTTTCCCAGCTGAGACCCGACTATGCATATCGTGTTGGGCGTGCGGCGCTCGCCGCGGCGCGCTTTCTGACAGAGAACCCCGGCGCTGGGCCCGTCCTCGACGGCGCAGTCCGAAAGTGGCGCGTGCATCAGACGGACTATGTCCTGCTGTATCGGATCACCAAAACAGGGGTCGACATCGTCAGGCTCATCCACGCCACCCGCAATTGGCGGCCGCGCGGGCGATGA
- a CDS encoding CopG family ribbon-helix-helix protein → MTKSAVITARLDTDALAKLDQLSTMLDRSRAWIVAKAVQRYVDEELEFRAFVQQGVDAADRGELISQEDMEAWFEARHRQAASE, encoded by the coding sequence ATGACCAAATCTGCAGTCATAACGGCGCGTCTCGATACTGACGCCTTGGCGAAACTGGACCAGCTTTCGACGATGCTCGATCGATCGCGTGCGTGGATCGTCGCCAAGGCAGTGCAGCGTTATGTCGATGAGGAGTTGGAGTTTCGCGCTTTTGTCCAGCAGGGCGTGGATGCGGCGGATCGCGGTGAGCTGATCAGCCAGGAGGATATGGAAGCCTGGTTCGAAGCGCGGCACAGGCAAGCCGCTTCGGAATGA